The Marinomonas maritima genome segment TCGACTGGAAAAGCATCATCATTTTTGCCATCCCAAACATGAACGAACTCTGGTCGAATGCCCACTTTGATATTGCTGGCGCCCATGGCTTTTAAACGGGTAAGCATGGCATCGCTGGTGGCAATTTCATGGCTGCCAAAAGTAAGTGTGTCTTTTAGCTCAACGTCAAAAAAGTTCATGCCCGGGCTACCAATAAAGTAACCAACAAAGGTATGGGCCGGGTTTTCAAACAACTCACGTGGTGTACCGAACTGGACGATTTGCCCGTTGTACATCACTGCGATTTTATCGGCAAAGGTAGAGGCTTCGAGCTGATCATGAGTCACATACACCATGGTGATGTTGAACTGTTCATGGATCTGCTTGAGTTTACGGCGCAATTTCCATTTAAGCTGTGGGTCAATAACCGTAAGAGGTTCATCAAAAAGAATGGCTGACACGTTATCGCGAACAAGACCGCGTCCCATCGACACTTTCTGCTTCTGGTCGGCGGAAAGGCCTTTAGCTTTGCGTTTTAGCTGATCAGACAGTTCTAAAATCTCAGCCACTTCATGTACTTTTGATTTTATTTTATGTTCTGGAACACCAATATTACGCAAAGGGAATGCAAGGTTATCAAACACCGTCATAGTGTCGTAAATAACGGGAAACTGAAAAACTTGTGCGATATTACGCTCTTCGGGTTTTAATTCGTTGACGCGTTTACCATCAAACAAAATCTCACCATTAGAGGGCTTCAATAGACCAGAGATTATGTTAAGTAGCGTGGATTTACCGCAACCAGAAGGTCCAAGCAACGCAAATGCTCCGCCTTGTTCCCAAACGTGGGTCATTTCACGAATGGCGTAATCTTCAGGTTTGGTTGGGTTTTCTACATAACTGTGTGCTAATGCATTTAAGGTAATAGAAGCCATATTATAGATCCCTCATTCGTGCTGGGGAGTGCACCATTTTGCCTTGTGTATCAAAGACATAA includes the following:
- a CDS encoding ABC transporter ATP-binding protein encodes the protein MASITLNALAHSYVENPTKPEDYAIREMTHVWEQGGAFALLGPSGCGKSTLLNIISGLLKPSNGEILFDGKRVNELKPEERNIAQVFQFPVIYDTMTVFDNLAFPLRNIGVPEHKIKSKVHEVAEILELSDQLKRKAKGLSADQKQKVSMGRGLVRDNVSAILFDEPLTVIDPQLKWKLRRKLKQIHEQFNITMVYVTHDQLEASTFADKIAVMYNGQIVQFGTPRELFENPAHTFVGYFIGSPGMNFFDVELKDTLTFGSHEIATSDAMLTRLKAMGASNIKVGIRPEFVHVWDGKNDDAFPVEVDFVEDLGTYKILSFSFNGQIMKARLSEDQKVPSGQIYVSFPEQWTKVYVDEYLVDLAAHAINNDKDKDKETDHAN